A single region of the Gossypium arboreum isolate Shixiya-1 chromosome 12, ASM2569848v2, whole genome shotgun sequence genome encodes:
- the LOC108477076 gene encoding LOB domain-containing protein 41, translated as MRMSCNGCRILRKGCSENCSIRPCLQWIKSPESQANATVFLAKFYGRAGLMNLINAGPEHLRPAIFRSLLYEACGRIVNPIYGSVGLLWSGSWQLCQAAVEAVLKGAPITPIASEAAANGQGPPLKAYDIRHVSKDENSAASNDVQRVKTRCRVKKTLKPKVNNPVLEEENRSSEPPEPRCYADEGFEGNRSTSHESSLSHQSELAVMDGESKETSSMISEETVAASRLFPAGPELGGKVLEERTVEGSSEIGLELTLGFKPVMSRACQVVVPVKKRRVEAYGTFEDSQTCKFELGLDYPAA; from the exons ATGCGCATGAGTTGTAATGGATGCCGGATTCTTCGTAAGGGCTGCAGTGAAAATTGTAGCATCAGGCCCTGTTTACAATGGATCAAAAGCCCTGAATCCCAAGCAAACGCCACCGTCTTTCTAGCCAAGTTCTATGGCCGTGCTGGCCTTATGAACCTCATCAACGCCGGCCCCGAACACCTCCGCCCTG CTATTTTTAGGTCGTTATTATACGAGGCTTGTGGTCGGATAGTGAACCCGATATACGGTTCTGTCGGCTTATTATGGTCCGGAAGCTGGCAGCTTTGCCAAGCCGCCGTAGAAGCTGTGCTAAAAGGTGCTCCGATCACTCCGATTGCGTCGGAAGCCGCTGCGAATGGTCAAGGGCCGCCTCTAAAAGCATACGACATTCGTCATGTTTCCAAAGATGAAAACTCTGCAGCCTCTAACGATGTCCAACGAGTTAAGACACGGTGCCGAGTTAAAAAAACTTTGAAGCCGAAGGTGAATAACCCGGTCTTAGAGGAGGAGAACCGCAGCTCGGAACCACCCGAACCGCGGTGTTACGCTGATGAAGGGTTCGAGGGAAACCGGTCGACGAGTCACGAGTCCTCGCTGAGTCACCAATCTGAGTTGGCTGTTATGGATGGGGAAAGTAAAGAAACCTCGAGTATGATCTCAGAGGAAACAGTGGCGGCTTCGCGGCTGTTTCCGGCGGGGCCGGAGCTCGGAGGTAAGGTGTTGGAAGAAAGGACGGTGGAGGGAAGCAGCGAGATTGGGCTGGAGTTGACGCTGGGGTTTAAACCGGTGATGTCACGTGCTTGTCAGGTGGTGGTGCCTGTAAAGAAAAGGAGAGTGGAGGCATACGGCACGTTCGAGGATAGTCAAACGTGTAAGTTTGAGCTGGGTCTTGACTATCCGGCGGCTTAA